gaagaggctgcCGCTGCTGGTGCCTCCATGTGACAGGTCCGGGgcaaacgggggaggggggaaacaaaAGGGGCTGGCGGGGTACTGCTGTGAAGGGGATCTAGGGGGGCTGGAGGAAGAAGgctggggggctgtgagaggaaggggatctggggagggggctggcaggggaagcgataaggggctggggaaggagctgggatgggggttTCACGAGGAGGTGGGGGATGTTCTGTTGGGGGTGATCTGGGGGGAGCAGGTGTAACCCTAcaagggtgtgggtgtgggtgtgggtgtgtgtgggggggaaagggggtagcAGGGCCCATTCTGGTATGGGGGGGCTGTTGTTCCTCCTGGAAGAATAACAAAGCCCGGGAGCCCCCTGTTTTTTTGGGGACAGATCCCAGctctgtgtgtggtggggagtcACTAgaaatggggtggtggggggggtggattGTGAAAACGCCCCCACCTGGGGTAATTGCTGGAGGCAGCATGGaaccagctgggggaggggcagctaaCAGCCCCTTAGGGGACTAGCTGTCCCCCCTCAAGTATTTTCCCCCATTCcagatctgcccccccccccacagcgatGTCGGCCCAGGTGAAGGATAAAGAGGCTTTCCAAAGGCTTAGCTTCCTCTACCAGGTGAGGGTGGTGCCCCCTAGTGCTGGGGTCCCAGCGGGAACGGGGGTTACACATCCCCAAGTGCAGGCGTACTCAAATTGGGGGTtgcccctcagggggttgtgaggttattacatagggggtcacgagctgtcagcctccaccccaaaccccgctttgcctccagcatttctaatggtgttaaatatatttaaaagtgtttttaacttATAAGGgggatcacactcagaggctggttatgtgaaaggggtcaccagtacaaaagtttgagaaccactgcctaagAGAGACCCTGGGAGCAATTCCCCCTAGTCCCAGGGTTGGGGGTCTctgtggggcctggggaggggggatttctGGGGCTCCCCCCAGGATTCCTGAATAGAGCGTGGGGCAAAGAGGgttggtgtgtctgtgtgtggggtgggggtggggacgaTTGGAGGAAGATGGGATTGGGgcaactgggagggaggggggattggTAGGGCAAGGGGGTCACGTGGAGGTGGGGGAGTGATATGGGACTGagggaggggaggttggatggagatggggctgggggaggggggaatcggTGGGACGGAGGACTGGTTGTGGGAGATGGGGTTGGGGGATCAGTGAGACTGGGGGgggatcagtggggctgggggtagcgacatggggaggggggatcagTAGGATAACATGGGCGAGGGGGTAATGGTGGGGTgacatggggctggggggagatcaatggggaggggagagccatgtggggctcggggaggggagggattgggGGTGACATGGAGCAGGGGGAGATGTGGGGCTGTTCCCCTCACTCTGCATCTCTTttccccctgcccaccctgcAGGCGGCTCACtgtgtcctcacccacaaccccGAGAACCAGGAGTTGGCGCGATTCTACTGCCACGCGCAGCGCACCATCAGCCGCAGGCTCGTGCTGAGACAGTGAGTGtcgggacatggggcctttcccctctagggagtgctggctcccatctggccccaggaggtggggactgggccatggggcctttcccctctagaggCCCAtctccccaggcccagcccctgtCTGTGTTTTCTCCCCTCCGCCAGGGACCCCTCAGTGAAGAGAACCATCTGCAAatcctgctcctccctcctggTCCCTGGTGTCAGCTCCACGGTGCGCCAGAGAAGTGAGTGCCGCCCCCTAGTGGGGAGGGATCAGTACTGCTCTGGGAGCCCagattcctgggttctttccccagctctgggaggggagtggggtctagtggttagagcaggggggctgggagtcaggaccctggTAGAGCAGTGGGGTTAGGTGACAAAGCCTCTCCCCATGCATGCCTGTCTGTGCCCGGTCCctgactccctgcccctccccctccccccagggcgcCGCGGACGGCGCTGGTCAGTCGTACGGTGTCTCTGCTGCGGCCAGACCAAGCGCTTCCCGAGCAACCCCACGTACAAGCTGTGGGCGGAGCAGCCTGAGGCTCTGCTGGAGAACCAGCCCCAAGCTGGTGAGAGGGGGCAGCATCCAAAGGGTTAATGGGGGCggtgtggggctggagccccTGAGTGGAGGAGTGGGGCACCTGGAGGCAGGACTCAGCAGggaggatggggggcggggggagggggttttgcCAGGATCTGGATTGTTTTGtcactgtgtgcgtgtgtgtgtgtgtgtgtgtgtgtgtgtgtggctggctggATTGATCTGGGAGGGATTGGTCAGAGAGGGgtatggatgggggggggggtgagccggAATTGGTCTGGGGGGGTGAAGCTCGCATCAGTGGGGGGGGgattggagggaggaggagctgggggggttggtcagagctgggattggtgtgggggaaggggctgggatcgGTCCATGGGgcatttgtggtggtggtggggaagctGGGATCAGCCAGGAAGGGATCGAGTCGGGGAGGAGCTGGGGTTGTTCTGAGAGGGGTATGGATTGGGGGGGAACTGAGATTGGTATGGGGAGAAGATGGGATTGGActggcggggactttggggaggggaatcTGGGATCAACctgggaggggatctgggggtgggggagagctggggttggtggtggtggtggggggttagCCGTGTAGGGGGGAATAGCAGGATcaaggggggtgaggggagaatttgaaggcaggggagcagtgggAATTTCCTGCATCTCCATCTCATCTCTTCCCCTCCAGACCAGaaacctgcagccccccaggaTCCCCCGAAGGAGCCCTCAGCACAGAAGGCCAAAACCCCCGGTGTGACCTCCGGTCTCCagagccgccccccccagcaggggACTGCAGAGGCTGGGAcctgggtggggaaagggggccCAAGCAGGAGGTGACCCCCGGGGATGGCCGTGAGCAGGGGCCAGTGGCTTGGGGCCTGATCCCAGTGGTGGCTGGCAAGGACAGGCCTGGGGCAGGTTTTAGGAGACTCCGTTCGTAAGAGAGGTGCCAAGACTGATTTgaaaagggagaggaagagaaacgACCCCCTCGAAACTATCCACTcctggggcactggctggctccgggggtggggaatgggatacggggcctttcccctctgtggGGCACCAGCTCCcacctggccccagggcaggggactggctggctcagtgggGCAAGGAACGGGACGTGGGGCCTTTCCCCACTCGGGGGTGCCAGCtccgatccagccccagggcaggggactggctggctcagggagtgGGGAACGAGACATGGggcctctagggggcgccggttctgatttggtgggttttttttgggacCCTTGTCTATTTATAAACGTACAATCAAATTGTGTCTCTGTGTGCATTTTTAGAAGCACGTTTCCTGCCTCAGCATCTTTTATTGGCTTAAAACAAGCTGGTGGGAGGCGGGACCGTAATGGACGATACCCCTCTAGGATTACGTGTAGGGGAAGGGGGGAATACAATGGAGGGGACTCCCGGGGGGGCGGTTCAAGGACGGAGGGACTATATGGTCCTGGCTAGACTTGATGAGGGGCTGGTGGGAGAAACAGTCTACCATTACCAGTGGGAATACTAGGAACTGGGACGTCCCATGAGAAGCGTTTGCTCCCCTGGCTGGTTGGCCGTGGCACTTCTTGCTTGGCCCCAGTTCGCTTTCTGGTTTGGGCCGTCAGCTGGTTGGGGTGTTACCGGCACAAAATTCTCTATTACACACtgtagggcacccacctttacccagttCCTCGGGCTCAAGGCGCAATCCTCTTAATTTAGGCACCCACCCTTACCTGGTCCTAGGGCTCCAGGTGAAAGGCACCTAGCTTTACCCCTCCTTGGGCTCTGGGCTCTACTCCTCCAAGGGCTCTGGGCTAACACCCTTCCCGTGTGGGCTCAGGGCTTAATCTTTTGCAGGTTTAtggggtcttttaccagtgaTATCCTAcgtaacctctatttattaacaatcaccaaaaacCAGACTGCACACGctacacatacagtgctcacCGCTCCCAAGAAGACAAATGAACTTttcctgatggccagtcaggatcaggtagggtgaccagacagcaagtgtaaaaaatcaggacagggtgtggggggtaatagaagcctatataagaaaaagacccaaaaatcaggactgtccctataaaatcgggacatctggtcacccaggtccatctgggggactccagtttctgcacggCGTCATTGGCAGAGCGTTGAGGTCTCACAGCTCTGATCtttgggctgtgtcctggagttggtgccCCAAGAACTttcttttggaccccagtttttATAGTGAAACTTGAGCCCTGCTTAGTTATATCTTAACCAATCAATATACTAacattttactaaccaatcctaacaaaATGCTCTCATCAATCCTACCCCACCACCTTCATTAATTTACTCCTAGCAAAATTAATGATGTAACAGACAGAAATAATCAAAGAACCGGACAGAGCTCATCCAGACAAACAAtggggaagtggggaccataaagacaaaacaataaagaaatgaggattccACAACTATTGAGAAGTGGTTTCTTGTCAGATAGAATGCCATCAAAcgaagttttctttaaccatcttaagatctgtttctttatctggtgatagtaGGTGCCATTAGGACGGGGtctccttcttaacagcctgGTATTACAtcgttttaatgtaatttagatggaatgtgaggatgtgacttcctgcttctccgCTGCACTTTTAATCTGGCTGCAAACGAAGGCTTTAGGCCTTGcaatatggctgcagacaaaggccttatccttccAGGGTCTTTTCTCCTtaggcagggctggggtcctCTCACGTGGCGGTGCTGCGGCACTGCAGGTGGGAAGCTGAAGGCGGGGAGCAGAAAGCAACAGAGCAAGGGAAGAGAAAACCATACAGGAGTTTACGTGGCTGTGTGGTGCTGGATGTTTTAGTAACCCTAACACTCGGCTGGGATGAAAATCCCTTAATCTGGTTTGCTCCCGGAGTCTGGGAAGctgagataaggggagatggccaGGTGGGGGTGGATATATGAGCTGGGAGACGAGaatgattcttttatttttttcaaagtctCTTTTTAAGCAGCCCTCCAAAAAGGAGTACAGGTGGGGGCAGTTTCTCCTCATTATTTTGGCCACCAATTAAATCCATTTCCGGAAGGCCACGTTCGCATAGGTAACTTTGTTCCCACATTTACTTGTTTAAGTATGACCTCACCACAGTCAGTGATTTGCATGAGTAGGGCCCCTGCTGTCTGGACTGATTCAATTTTTGTGTCTGGTTTTTCTTGCACCTGTTCCTAACATGGTGCGTTTCTTGAAAAACAGCTAGACTTATATTTCATGGTCAATTCTCTGCCGAGCAAACCATCCTAGGTT
The window above is part of the Chrysemys picta bellii isolate R12L10 chromosome 12, ASM1138683v2, whole genome shotgun sequence genome. Proteins encoded here:
- the RPP21 gene encoding ribonuclease P protein subunit p21 codes for the protein MSAQVKDKEAFQRLSFLYQAAHCVLTHNPENQELARFYCHAQRTISRRLVLRQDPSVKRTICKSCSSLLVPGVSSTVRQRRRRGRRWSVVRCLCCGQTKRFPSNPTYKLWAEQPEALLENQPQADQKPAAPQDPPKEPSAQKAKTPGVTSGLQSRPPQQGTAEAGTWVGKGGPSRR